A region from the Mucilaginibacter sp. CSA2-8R genome encodes:
- a CDS encoding GH3 auxin-responsive promoter family protein — protein sequence MTIINSVATWLMKKRIHQIELFMKYPNEVQDEWFNQLINNAQDTEWGRKHHYRSINTLADFKQHVPLQNYDTLKPYIERMLKGEQNVLWPSEIRWFAKSSGTTSDRSKFIPVSEEALEECHFKGGKDMLTIYCNNRPDALLFTGKSLTLGGSHQIGQLNTDISFGDLSAVIMKNLPLWAEFYRTPDLTIALLENFEEKIEKMAHATKNVNVTCISGVPTWNLLLFKRLLEITGKNNLLEIWPNLELYFHGAVNFTPYREQFKKLIPKDDMYYLETYNASEGFFGIQDREEPGDMLLMLDYGIFYEFLPLERLNDENPETLTLDEVELDKNYALIISTNAGLWRYMIGDTVKFTSLNPYRIQITGRTRHYINAFGEEVIIDNAERALAEACRQTEAVIRDYTAAPIYFTDSKCGGHEWIIEFERKPDEFERFIDLLDETLRKVNSDYDAKRFKDMALRRPQVHAVPENTFVKWMKLRGKLGGQHKVPRLANNREYVDSILSMINQKDLTVC from the coding sequence ATGACCATTATAAATTCTGTTGCTACCTGGCTCATGAAAAAGCGCATTCATCAGATTGAGCTTTTCATGAAATATCCCAATGAAGTTCAGGATGAATGGTTTAATCAGCTCATCAACAACGCACAGGATACCGAGTGGGGCCGCAAGCACCATTACCGCAGTATTAATACCCTTGCCGATTTTAAGCAACACGTTCCCTTACAAAATTACGATACGCTTAAGCCCTATATTGAGCGGATGCTTAAAGGCGAACAAAATGTGCTGTGGCCGTCAGAAATTCGTTGGTTTGCTAAATCATCAGGCACCACCAGCGACCGCAGCAAGTTTATCCCGGTAAGCGAAGAAGCCCTGGAAGAATGCCATTTTAAGGGCGGCAAAGATATGCTGACTATTTATTGCAATAACCGGCCTGATGCCCTGCTGTTTACTGGCAAGAGCCTTACCCTAGGGGGCAGCCATCAAATCGGCCAGCTTAACACAGATATTTCTTTTGGAGACCTATCGGCCGTGATTATGAAAAACCTGCCTTTGTGGGCTGAGTTTTACCGCACGCCCGACCTGACTATTGCCCTGCTCGAGAACTTTGAGGAAAAGATTGAGAAGATGGCGCACGCTACCAAAAATGTTAATGTAACCTGTATTAGCGGCGTGCCTACCTGGAACCTTTTACTATTTAAACGCCTGTTAGAAATTACCGGCAAAAATAACCTGCTCGAGATATGGCCCAACCTGGAACTATATTTTCATGGTGCGGTGAATTTTACGCCATACCGCGAGCAGTTTAAAAAGCTCATTCCTAAGGATGACATGTATTACCTGGAAACCTACAATGCATCAGAAGGCTTTTTTGGGATACAGGACCGGGAAGAGCCCGGTGATATGCTGCTGATGCTTGATTACGGCATTTTTTACGAATTTTTGCCTTTGGAGCGCCTCAACGACGAAAATCCGGAAACGCTTACCTTGGATGAGGTGGAGTTAGATAAAAACTATGCGTTAATCATCAGTACCAATGCCGGTTTATGGCGGTACATGATTGGCGATACCGTTAAATTTACTTCGCTTAACCCATACCGTATCCAAATTACCGGCCGTACCCGCCATTACATTAACGCCTTTGGCGAAGAAGTGATTATAGATAATGCCGAACGTGCCCTGGCTGAGGCCTGTCGCCAAACCGAGGCTGTAATACGTGACTACACAGCCGCCCCCATTTACTTTACCGACAGCAAATGCGGAGGCCACGAGTGGATTATTGAATTTGAAAGAAAGCCTGACGAGTTTGAACGCTTTATAGACCTGTTGGATGAAACCCTGCGCAAGGTAAATTCTGACTATGATGCCAAGCGCTTTAAGGATATGGCCCTGCGCCGCCCGCAGGTACATGCCGTGCCCGAAAACACCTTTGTGAAATGGATGAAACTTCGGGGAAAGTTAGGCGGTCAACATAAGGTACCACGCCTGGCCAATAACCGCGAATATGTTGACAGCATTTTGAGCATGATTAACCAAAAAGACCTCACGGTTTGTTAA
- a CDS encoding rhodanese-related sulfurtransferase codes for MTKYNTLLYYCYSTITEAEQFAADHLKFCKSLGLTGRIIVADEGLNGTVSGTPEACKAYMDAIHADERFTATDFKIDEVDEPSFVKMHVRYKSEIVHSGLRDPHVINPQKQTGKHLEPADFLAMKDDEDVVILDVRSNYEHSVGRFKNAVTLDIENFRDFPAKINELAQYKDKKILTYCTGGIKCEKASALLLHEGFENVYQLHGGIIKYGKEVGGQDFEGKCYVFDNRLTVDVNQVNPTVVSTCYNCGKTTDKMINCANPECNEHFTQCDDCGTQTDGCCSTACQSHPRKRVYDGTGYYVKVPQPVNITKKSKISII; via the coding sequence ATGACAAAGTATAACACCCTACTGTATTATTGTTACTCAACAATAACCGAGGCGGAGCAATTTGCTGCCGACCATCTTAAATTTTGTAAAAGCTTAGGCTTAACCGGTCGGATCATAGTGGCCGACGAAGGGCTAAACGGCACCGTTTCGGGCACGCCTGAGGCCTGTAAAGCGTACATGGACGCGATTCATGCCGACGAGCGCTTTACCGCAACCGATTTTAAAATAGATGAGGTTGATGAACCGTCGTTTGTAAAAATGCATGTGCGCTATAAATCAGAGATTGTTCACTCCGGCCTGCGCGACCCGCATGTCATCAATCCGCAAAAACAAACCGGTAAACATCTGGAGCCTGCTGATTTTTTGGCGATGAAGGATGATGAAGATGTGGTGATTCTGGATGTACGTTCAAACTATGAACATTCGGTTGGCCGTTTTAAAAACGCAGTAACGCTTGACATCGAAAATTTCCGCGATTTTCCGGCCAAGATTAATGAACTGGCTCAATACAAGGATAAAAAAATATTAACCTACTGTACCGGTGGTATCAAGTGCGAAAAAGCTTCAGCTTTATTACTGCACGAGGGCTTTGAAAATGTTTACCAGTTACATGGTGGCATCATCAAGTACGGTAAAGAAGTAGGCGGTCAGGATTTTGAAGGCAAATGCTATGTATTTGATAACCGCTTAACTGTTGATGTTAACCAGGTTAATCCAACGGTAGTTTCTACCTGCTACAACTGCGGCAAAACTACCGACAAAATGATTAACTGCGCCAACCCCGAGTGTAACGAGCACTTTACCCAGTGCGACGATTGTGGTACACAAACAGACGGCTGCTGTTCGACAGCTTGCCAAAGCCATCCTCGCAAAAGGGTGTATGATGGTACCGGATATTATGTAAAAGTTCCGCAGCCTGTTAACATTACCAAGAAAAGCAAAATCTCTATAATTTAA
- a CDS encoding response regulator: MISNSKPISILLVDDDEINNFISIKLIKKALEYTEITACLDGSYAIKKLLDLQAKDPNSLPDYILLDINMPIMNGWEFLEDFKRLEIDPLKKSKIYIISSSVFSNDINKAKSYPLVKNFISKPLNVDKIKELFTVEKTA, from the coding sequence ATGATTAGCAACTCCAAACCTATAAGTATATTGTTGGTTGACGATGATGAGATAAATAACTTTATATCTATAAAGTTAATAAAGAAAGCTTTGGAATATACCGAGATAACCGCTTGTTTGGACGGGAGTTATGCAATTAAGAAGTTGTTAGATTTGCAGGCTAAAGACCCAAACAGTTTACCCGATTATATACTGCTTGATATTAACATGCCTATCATGAACGGATGGGAGTTTTTAGAAGATTTTAAGCGTTTAGAAATTGATCCGCTCAAGAAGTCAAAAATTTATATTATTTCTTCCTCTGTTTTTAGCAACGATATCAACAAAGCTAAGTCATATCCACTGGTTAAAAACTTCATTTCAAAGCCACTTAACGTCGACAAAATAAAAGAACTTTTTACGGTAGAAAAAACTGCTTAA
- a CDS encoding MBL fold metallo-hydrolase → MEIFALGEGSYSVDATKKFIPFNPLTDNAKDRLGSLFIHVNPFLVKTERDLILFDSGLGYKDDKDELLLHQHIRNAGFAPGEVTLVLQSHLHYDHTGGLVVERSGKLELSFPQATHIIQQGEWDYAWSGKSSSYRLPILETLKNAARIEFVEGDGEVRPGIHYELSGGHTQFHQVFLVEDNGEKCFFGGDELPEPEQLLRKFAAKYDYDGRKAMNLREEYGKKAAYEQWACLFYHAKSVPVGNVSYDGEIFTITPI, encoded by the coding sequence ATGGAAATTTTTGCACTGGGCGAAGGCTCCTATTCGGTTGATGCTACCAAAAAGTTTATTCCGTTTAACCCATTAACCGATAATGCCAAAGACAGACTGGGCTCTTTATTTATACATGTAAATCCATTTTTGGTTAAAACTGAGCGCGATCTGATTTTGTTCGACAGCGGCTTAGGTTATAAAGACGATAAGGACGAACTTTTATTGCACCAGCACATCCGCAATGCAGGCTTTGCCCCCGGTGAGGTAACACTGGTATTGCAATCGCACCTGCATTACGATCATACCGGCGGATTAGTTGTAGAACGTAGTGGCAAGTTAGAGCTTAGCTTTCCGCAGGCTACACATATTATTCAACAAGGCGAATGGGACTACGCCTGGTCGGGCAAATCATCATCATACCGGTTGCCTATCCTGGAAACGCTAAAAAACGCAGCCCGGATTGAATTTGTAGAGGGCGATGGTGAGGTAAGGCCGGGAATACATTATGAATTATCGGGTGGACATACCCAATTTCATCAGGTGTTTTTAGTAGAAGATAATGGCGAAAAATGTTTTTTTGGAGGAGATGAATTGCCAGAGCCTGAGCAACTATTGCGGAAGTTTGCAGCTAAGTATGACTATGATGGTCGCAAAGCGATGAATCTGCGCGAAGAGTATGGCAAAAAAGCTGCCTACGAGCAATGGGCATGCTTATTTTATCATGCCAAAAGCGTACCGGTGGGTAATGTAAGCTATGATGGCGAGATTTTTACCATAACGCCGATTTAA
- the lptB gene encoding LPS export ABC transporter ATP-binding protein, with protein MNLRADHLVKKYKQRTVVNDVSFNVSQGEIVGLLGPNGAGKTTSFYMIVGLIKPNEGRIFLDDEEITTDAMYRRAQKGIGYLAQEASVFRKLTVEDNIKAVLEMGGMAKQQQKDKLEELIDEFSLHKVRKNRGDLLSGGERRRTEIARALAAEPNFILLDEPFAGVDPIAVEEIQSMVAKLKHRNIGILITDHNVQETLSITDRAYLLFEGKILESGVPEVLAANEMVRKVYLGANFVLKRKTFV; from the coding sequence ATGAATCTACGCGCCGATCATCTGGTAAAAAAGTACAAGCAACGTACCGTTGTTAATGATGTGTCGTTCAATGTATCGCAAGGTGAGATTGTAGGTTTATTAGGGCCTAACGGTGCCGGTAAAACTACATCGTTTTACATGATTGTGGGCCTGATTAAGCCCAACGAAGGCCGTATTTTTTTAGACGACGAAGAAATTACAACCGATGCCATGTACCGCCGGGCGCAAAAAGGTATCGGCTACCTGGCGCAGGAAGCCTCTGTTTTTCGGAAACTTACGGTAGAAGACAATATCAAAGCCGTACTCGAGATGGGCGGTATGGCTAAGCAACAGCAAAAAGACAAGCTGGAAGAACTAATTGATGAATTCAGTTTGCATAAAGTGCGTAAAAATCGAGGTGATTTACTGTCGGGCGGTGAGCGCCGGCGTACAGAGATAGCGCGTGCACTGGCTGCAGAGCCTAACTTTATTTTGCTGGATGAACCTTTTGCCGGTGTAGACCCTATTGCTGTTGAAGAAATTCAAAGCATGGTTGCTAAGCTTAAACACCGCAACATCGGCATCCTGATCACTGACCACAACGTACAAGAAACCTTATCTATTACTGACCGGGCTTATCTTTTATTTGAAGGTAAAATTTTAGAGTCGGGTGTGCCCGAAGTACTGGCCGCTAACGAGATGGTACGCAAAGTATACTTGGGCGCAAACTTTGTACTTAAAAGAAAAACTTTTGTTTAA
- the recJ gene encoding single-stranded-DNA-specific exonuclease RecJ, whose product MQKRWSVKHSPDIKAVQQLAAELGIDPVLSTLLLQRGICSFEQAHYFFRPDLRHLHDPFLMADMEKAIERIDQAINKGEKILIFGDYDVDGTTAVTLVYSFLSSRYQHLEYYIPDRYLEGYGISTQGIDYAAANGFSLIIALDCGIKAVDKIEYANTKGIDFVICDHHMPGETLPDAVAVLDPKRLDCTYPYKELSGCGIGFKLIQAYGQKHDLPFDEVAQYLDLVVTSIACDIVHITGENRVLAAYGLQKLNTEPSTGLQILKEIAGKTTAYSIADIVFLIGPRINAAGRIDDAKHAVELLLANDVDVAHEKGQLISLKNNERKEHDLSITDQALAMIADDTMGLNRKSTVVFNEKWHKGVIGIVASRLTEKYYRPTIVLTRSNGHVAGSARSVVGFDLYEALSGCSDLLLQFGGHKYAAGLTMQPEKVEAFMERFEEVVSASITEQQLVQEICIDAELQLADITPKFFRVLNQFGPFGPENMSPVFVSRNVQAYGGINLVGSNHIKMSVYQNNSTWFDCIAFNQGECINEIRQGKPFDICYTIEENIWRDKRSIQLNIKGIRC is encoded by the coding sequence ATGCAAAAACGGTGGTCGGTAAAGCATAGCCCGGATATAAAAGCAGTACAGCAACTGGCTGCCGAACTGGGTATTGACCCTGTTTTAAGTACTTTATTGCTGCAAAGAGGTATTTGTAGCTTTGAGCAGGCGCATTATTTTTTCAGGCCCGACCTGCGGCACCTGCATGATCCTTTTTTGATGGCCGATATGGAAAAGGCCATTGAACGGATTGACCAGGCCATTAACAAGGGTGAAAAAATCTTAATTTTTGGTGATTATGATGTAGATGGTACTACTGCCGTAACCTTGGTTTACAGCTTTTTGAGCAGCCGCTACCAACACCTGGAATACTACATCCCCGACCGTTACCTTGAAGGCTATGGCATCTCTACCCAAGGTATTGATTATGCAGCAGCCAACGGCTTTTCGCTCATTATTGCGCTCGATTGTGGTATTAAGGCGGTTGATAAAATTGAGTATGCAAATACCAAAGGAATTGATTTTGTTATTTGCGACCACCACATGCCTGGCGAAACCTTACCTGATGCTGTCGCCGTGCTCGACCCTAAACGTTTAGATTGCACTTACCCGTACAAAGAATTATCTGGATGTGGTATAGGCTTTAAACTGATACAAGCTTATGGCCAAAAGCACGATTTGCCTTTTGACGAAGTAGCGCAGTACCTTGACCTGGTAGTTACCAGTATAGCTTGCGATATTGTACATATTACCGGCGAAAACCGTGTACTGGCGGCTTATGGTTTACAAAAGCTAAATACCGAGCCAAGCACAGGACTTCAAATTTTGAAAGAGATAGCGGGTAAAACCACCGCTTACTCTATTGCCGATATTGTTTTTTTAATAGGGCCCCGCATCAATGCCGCCGGCCGTATTGACGATGCCAAACATGCCGTTGAGCTATTACTTGCTAATGACGTTGATGTTGCCCATGAAAAAGGGCAACTTATTAGTTTAAAAAATAACGAACGCAAAGAGCACGATTTAAGCATTACAGACCAGGCGCTGGCCATGATTGCAGATGATACCATGGGGCTCAATCGTAAATCGACCGTGGTATTTAATGAAAAATGGCATAAAGGTGTAATTGGTATTGTAGCTTCGCGGCTTACCGAAAAATATTACCGGCCTACCATTGTGCTTACCCGCTCTAACGGACATGTGGCTGGCTCGGCCCGCTCTGTGGTAGGCTTTGATTTGTATGAGGCTTTGAGTGGATGCAGTGACCTGCTTTTACAGTTTGGCGGTCACAAATATGCAGCAGGCCTTACTATGCAGCCCGAAAAGGTAGAGGCTTTTATGGAAAGGTTTGAAGAGGTGGTGAGCGCTTCTATTACCGAGCAGCAACTGGTGCAGGAAATTTGCATCGACGCCGAATTACAACTGGCTGATATTACGCCAAAATTTTTCAGGGTGCTTAATCAGTTTGGCCCGTTTGGTCCCGAAAACATGTCGCCGGTATTTGTGAGCCGCAATGTACAGGCTTATGGTGGCATTAATCTGGTAGGCAGCAACCATATTAAAATGTCGGTGTACCAAAATAATTCTACCTGGTTTGATTGCATTGCCTTTAACCAGGGCGAGTGTATTAACGAGATACGCCAGGGCAAACCATTTGATATTTGTTACACTATTGAAGAAAACATTTGGCGCGATAAACGCTCTATACAATTAAATATTAAAGGAATTAGATGCTAA
- the treA gene encoding alpha,alpha-trehalase TreA, with product MKTFRLFFILSGLLLTTNVFAQLQSPAQIYPGLFEQVQMQQVYTDGKTFVDARPKARPTAIMQAYRIEHIKKGFNIQDFAHKYFDVPAVSSTVYRSNVSAGVRKHIDTLWTVLQHVADTVKGTSLLPLPYNYVVPGGRFREIYYWDSYFTMLGLAESKRYDLIESMVKNFAYLIDRYGHIPNGNRTYYLSRSQPPFFSLMVELLAKYKGKEILVTYRPQLIKEYQYWMHGAVALKPGAAVEHTIRLADGSLLNRYWDSNNTPREESYREDVLAGRQTTQKPPDFYRNIRAAAESGWDFSSRWMADGKTLATIQTTSLAAVDLNSLIYHLETVIARSYTISVNTKMAAFYQRKAALRKVAVLKYCWDKQNGCFKDYQWQRKKLSNQISIAMAYPLFFNLADKEQAEKVAALIQKRFLQQGGVATTAVNTGQQWDAPNGWAPLQYITIKGLQNYGYSLLAKTIAQRWMQLNIASFKQTGKLLEKYDVQNGSAKAGGGEYPLQDGFGWTNGVLLKLMNEFK from the coding sequence ATGAAGACATTTCGCCTTTTTTTTATTTTAAGCGGGCTGCTGTTAACAACTAACGTATTTGCACAGCTTCAGTCACCGGCCCAAATATATCCGGGTTTGTTTGAGCAAGTACAGATGCAACAGGTTTATACCGACGGAAAAACTTTTGTTGACGCCCGGCCCAAAGCAAGACCAACCGCTATTATGCAGGCCTACCGTATCGAGCATATCAAAAAAGGATTCAATATCCAAGATTTTGCGCATAAATACTTTGATGTGCCGGCAGTTAGCAGCACCGTTTACCGCAGCAATGTATCAGCTGGCGTACGTAAACATATTGATACTTTATGGACGGTACTGCAACACGTAGCCGATACCGTTAAAGGCACTTCACTGTTACCTCTACCTTACAACTACGTAGTACCCGGCGGACGCTTTAGAGAAATTTATTATTGGGACTCTTATTTTACCATGCTGGGTTTAGCCGAAAGCAAGCGATATGATTTGATAGAAAGCATGGTAAAAAACTTTGCTTACCTGATTGATAGATACGGGCATATTCCTAATGGCAACCGTACCTATTATTTGAGCCGGTCGCAGCCACCATTTTTTTCGCTGATGGTTGAGCTGCTGGCAAAATATAAAGGCAAGGAGATTTTAGTTACTTACCGCCCGCAGTTAATTAAAGAGTACCAGTACTGGATGCATGGCGCTGTCGCATTAAAACCGGGTGCCGCCGTTGAGCATACCATACGCTTGGCCGATGGTAGTTTGTTAAACCGCTATTGGGACAGCAATAATACGCCTCGCGAGGAATCGTACCGGGAAGATGTGTTGGCTGGCCGACAAACCACTCAAAAACCGCCCGACTTTTATCGCAACATACGCGCCGCTGCCGAGTCGGGATGGGATTTTAGCAGCCGGTGGATGGCCGATGGTAAAACGCTGGCCACCATACAAACCACCAGTTTAGCCGCGGTTGATTTAAACAGCCTGATTTATCATCTAGAAACGGTTATTGCCCGCTCGTATACCATAAGCGTTAATACTAAAATGGCAGCGTTTTACCAGCGCAAAGCTGCCTTACGCAAAGTAGCTGTATTAAAATATTGCTGGGATAAGCAGAACGGTTGTTTTAAGGACTACCAATGGCAGCGTAAAAAATTATCTAACCAGATAAGTATCGCTATGGCTTATCCTTTATTTTTTAACCTCGCAGATAAAGAACAGGCCGAAAAAGTGGCGGCCCTGATACAGAAACGCTTTTTACAGCAAGGTGGCGTGGCTACAACCGCGGTTAACACCGGGCAGCAGTGGGATGCCCCCAATGGCTGGGCGCCTTTGCAGTATATTACTATCAAAGGCCTGCAAAATTATGGCTACTCGTTATTGGCCAAAACTATTGCCCAGCGCTGGATGCAGCTCAACATCGCCTCGTTTAAGCAAACCGGTAAGCTGCTCGAAAAGTACGATGTGCAAAACGGCAGCGCCAAAGCAGGTGGCGGCGAGTACCCCTTGCAGGATGGCTTTGGATGGACCAACGGCGTGTTGCTGAAGTTGATGAATGAGTTTAAGTAA
- a CDS encoding carboxypeptidase-like regulatory domain-containing protein, whose protein sequence is MSVNKPDISLIEKYLNGELDARAMHELERQALDDPFLADALEGYAQKPVSSAAHLNDLHKRLQQRIQPERKRLELFAKLSIAATVLIVIGVGSWYWLFNQPLASVKDMPVADKTAVVKTPPARIAKPAPQVIQPELKPTTPQWGATKLSLKTKRAKTHLLADAKMDSTSAVLAKLKADSGNNVLPGRANLVAANSKVKQKDKTNLGRRLDEVVVVGYGTQRKQTITGAVSTVQSETMNASVASMEPQNIEAALAGKVAGVAISPSRKRNSPEKIQIRGLSSINKNQPPLYIVDGKLVDKIDDINPDHVASINVIKDSSATAIYGSRATNGVVIIKTKSTSLIRGQVVSADDQLPLPGVMVKVKGTNKAVATDIEGKFKIDADKNAALVFTYIGFDTQEQKVKEAKNLKVALKANTKTLSEVVITTNENNTERYEKAQPVNGWKAFHNYLKEKAQSPDSKTGVVKVSFTVNADETASDIKITKSLSAEADAKAIELIKNYQGWTANSDGKPETVKVKVRFNKP, encoded by the coding sequence GTGAGCGTTAACAAGCCCGACATATCGCTGATTGAAAAGTACCTGAATGGCGAACTGGATGCCCGTGCCATGCACGAGCTGGAGCGCCAGGCACTTGACGACCCGTTTTTAGCGGACGCGTTGGAGGGCTATGCTCAAAAGCCAGTATCGTCAGCGGCTCATTTAAATGATTTACATAAACGCTTACAGCAGCGTATACAACCTGAAAGAAAACGTTTAGAATTATTCGCCAAGCTAAGCATCGCCGCTACCGTGTTAATTGTTATTGGGGTGGGCAGCTGGTATTGGTTGTTTAATCAACCTTTGGCCTCTGTAAAAGATATGCCTGTTGCCGATAAGACTGCCGTAGTGAAAACACCGCCAGCGCGCATAGCAAAGCCTGCTCCACAAGTTATACAACCGGAGCTTAAGCCGACTACACCCCAATGGGGAGCAACTAAACTGAGTTTAAAAACTAAACGGGCGAAGACCCATTTATTGGCTGATGCAAAAATGGATAGTACAAGCGCGGTTTTGGCAAAACTTAAAGCTGATTCAGGAAATAATGTTTTACCCGGCCGTGCTAACTTGGTTGCTGCTAATAGTAAAGTTAAACAGAAGGACAAAACAAATTTGGGCCGCCGCTTAGACGAGGTGGTTGTAGTGGGATATGGCACGCAACGCAAACAAACTATAACGGGTGCAGTATCGACGGTGCAATCGGAAACGATGAATGCTTCTGTGGCATCAATGGAACCCCAAAATATTGAGGCGGCGCTGGCAGGCAAAGTTGCTGGCGTAGCAATATCACCTTCCCGGAAGCGGAATTCACCCGAAAAGATTCAAATTCGTGGGCTATCTTCAATTAATAAAAACCAGCCGCCGCTGTACATAGTGGACGGAAAACTGGTTGATAAAATTGATGACATCAACCCGGATCATGTTGCTTCTATAAACGTTATAAAAGATTCGTCCGCAACAGCCATCTATGGTTCCAGAGCTACAAACGGCGTAGTCATCATTAAAACGAAATCAACAAGCTTAATTAGGGGGCAGGTAGTATCGGCAGATGACCAATTGCCTTTACCCGGCGTAATGGTAAAAGTTAAAGGCACGAATAAGGCCGTTGCTACAGATATTGAGGGTAAGTTTAAAATTGATGCGGATAAAAATGCAGCATTGGTTTTTACCTACATCGGTTTTGACACCCAGGAACAAAAGGTAAAGGAAGCTAAAAACCTAAAAGTAGCGTTGAAGGCCAATACCAAGACATTGAGTGAAGTAGTTATAACCACTAACGAAAACAATACAGAAAGATACGAGAAAGCGCAACCCGTGAACGGCTGGAAAGCATTTCATAATTACTTAAAAGAGAAAGCACAAAGCCCCGATAGCAAAACCGGCGTGGTTAAGGTTAGCTTTACCGTGAATGCTGATGAGACAGCTTCTGACATCAAAATCACCAAAAGTCTGAGTGCTGAGGCCGATGCAAAAGCGATAGAACTAATTAAAAATTATCAGGGTTGGACCGCTAACAGTGATGGCAAACCGGAAACCGTTAAAGTAAAAGTACGCTTTAACAAACCGTGA
- a CDS encoding YceI family protein yields MKKITTLFVAIMAVALVAFKPVAPVTFKVDAQKSKIEWTGKKVTGQHVGTIKIASGEVATNGKVPTGGKFVIDMTSMENTDLDGDSRGKLMGHLKSEDFFGVEKYPTATFQATKITPAGAGKVNITGNLTIKGKTNVVTFPATYTMAGNTVNVVANGVKVDRTKYDIRYGSKSFFESLGDKAIDDEFLLNINLVATR; encoded by the coding sequence ATGAAAAAGATTACAACATTATTTGTAGCAATTATGGCGGTAGCCCTGGTTGCTTTTAAACCAGTTGCTCCGGTGACTTTTAAAGTTGATGCTCAAAAAAGCAAAATTGAATGGACTGGTAAAAAGGTTACCGGCCAGCATGTAGGTACCATTAAAATTGCATCTGGCGAAGTTGCTACTAATGGCAAAGTACCAACCGGCGGTAAATTCGTTATTGACATGACCAGCATGGAAAATACAGACTTAGATGGCGATAGCAGAGGTAAACTAATGGGGCACTTAAAATCTGAAGATTTTTTTGGTGTTGAAAAATATCCTACTGCAACTTTCCAGGCTACTAAAATTACTCCTGCCGGTGCAGGCAAAGTTAACATTACAGGTAACTTAACTATTAAAGGTAAAACCAACGTAGTAACTTTCCCTGCAACTTATACCATGGCCGGTAACACTGTGAACGTTGTAGCTAACGGCGTAAAAGTTGACCGTACCAAATACGATATCCGTTACGGCTCTAAAAGCTTTTTTGAAAGCCTTGGTGACAAAGCGATTGATGACGAATTTTTATTAAATATAAATTTAGTTGCTACCCGATAA